A genomic window from Thermoanaerobacterales bacterium includes:
- a CDS encoding ABC transporter substrate-binding protein yields MKSRCFSLAALLLALVLAVSFAGCGGGGGSETPGAGSGGDAQTVKIGGIFDLTGGTGDVGAPYAEGARAYVDYYNNKGSGTKVVLEDIDYAYQINRAKEAYDKLVKSTGVAAILGWGTGDTEALKSFIARDKIPYISGSYSEGLADINTCPYNFLVAATYSDQARVALKWAKENWKESRKPRVAFVFNDTPFGRSPVEDAKKFASELGFEVIGDEVIDLKALDATTQMLGLQKKQADFAIIQGTSNLTATTLKDAKKLGLKTQFIGLNWAADEKVIQLAGPAAEGYIGVIPFAFPYDQVPGMGEVKAYLEAKGKKLEDVNQKFVQGWVSAKIMVEAINRAGTNPTGESIRAALETLDGYDTGGLCAPVTYTAESHRGSEKVRLAQVKDGKFVYLTDWIGYK; encoded by the coding sequence ATGAAGAGTCGGTGCTTTTCCCTCGCGGCTTTGCTCCTGGCCCTGGTTTTGGCCGTCTCCTTTGCCGGCTGCGGCGGGGGCGGCGGCAGTGAGACGCCCGGTGCCGGGAGCGGAGGTGATGCGCAAACCGTGAAGATCGGCGGGATCTTCGATCTCACCGGGGGTACCGGAGACGTCGGCGCGCCCTATGCCGAAGGTGCCAGGGCCTATGTTGATTACTACAACAACAAAGGCAGCGGCACGAAAGTCGTGCTGGAAGATATCGATTACGCTTACCAGATTAACCGTGCTAAAGAAGCCTATGACAAACTGGTAAAGTCAACCGGGGTCGCAGCCATCCTCGGATGGGGCACCGGCGACACCGAGGCGCTGAAGAGCTTTATCGCCCGCGACAAGATTCCCTACATCTCCGGCTCGTACTCGGAAGGGCTGGCGGACATCAACACCTGTCCTTACAACTTCCTGGTAGCCGCTACCTATTCCGACCAGGCGCGGGTCGCCCTGAAGTGGGCGAAGGAGAACTGGAAGGAAAGCCGGAAACCCCGCGTGGCCTTTGTCTTTAACGATACTCCGTTCGGGCGCTCGCCCGTAGAGGACGCTAAGAAGTTCGCCTCCGAACTCGGCTTCGAGGTTATCGGTGACGAGGTGATCGACCTCAAGGCCCTGGACGCTACCACCCAGATGCTGGGCCTGCAGAAGAAACAGGCGGACTTCGCCATTATCCAGGGTACATCCAACCTGACGGCGACCACCCTTAAGGACGCTAAGAAGCTCGGATTGAAAACACAGTTTATCGGGCTGAACTGGGCCGCCGATGAGAAGGTCATCCAGTTGGCGGGGCCCGCGGCCGAGGGATACATCGGGGTCATCCCCTTCGCCTTCCCCTACGACCAGGTACCGGGGATGGGCGAGGTAAAAGCCTACCTTGAGGCCAAGGGCAAGAAACTGGAGGACGTCAACCAGAAGTTCGTCCAGGGCTGGGTCTCGGCGAAGATCATGGTCGAGGCCATCAACCGTGCCGGGACGAACCCGACGGGCGAGTCGATCCGCGCCGCCCTGGAGACGCTGGATGGCTATGATACCGGCGGCCTGTGCGCACCCGTCACCTATACCGCAGAGAGCCACCGGGGTTCCGAGAAAGTGCGCCTGGCGCAGGTGAAA
- a CDS encoding branched-chain amino acid ABC transporter permease: MQVRNPLVMDCGIFTASYEDDMAILFHPAARLKVLFILIVLAAFPLVANPYYVGLANLVGIAVIGALGLNILTGFTGQISIGQGAFMAVGAYTTGILMAKLGLSFWLALPAAGIVAAMVGAVFGIPSLRLKGLYLAIATLAAQVIIEFIIIHWVGLTNGPAGIVLPAPVLFGYSLESDTAFYYLILALCLAAVVFALNLFRTRPGRALMAVRDRDLAAAVAGINLFRYKLTAFALASFYAGISGALWGAYMRVISPEHFTIAVSILYLAMIIIGGLGSVMGSIYGACFMTLLPIILREAADGISPFFPQIGNTILALQEAVFGLIIIIFLIFEPEGLAKLWKNVKDYFKLWPFSY; the protein is encoded by the coding sequence GTGCAGGTTAGAAATCCGCTGGTGATGGACTGCGGCATCTTTACCGCATCGTATGAGGATGATATGGCGATCCTCTTTCACCCGGCCGCCCGGCTGAAGGTTCTCTTCATTCTCATCGTCCTGGCGGCGTTTCCCTTGGTGGCGAACCCGTACTACGTAGGTCTGGCCAACCTTGTAGGCATCGCGGTCATCGGCGCCCTGGGGCTGAACATCCTCACCGGGTTCACGGGGCAGATCTCGATCGGACAGGGCGCGTTTATGGCGGTTGGCGCATACACCACCGGAATCCTGATGGCCAAACTCGGGCTCTCGTTTTGGCTGGCTCTCCCCGCGGCCGGTATCGTGGCCGCGATGGTCGGCGCGGTGTTCGGCATACCGTCACTCCGTCTGAAGGGGCTCTACCTGGCTATTGCCACGCTCGCGGCACAGGTGATCATTGAGTTCATTATCATTCACTGGGTGGGACTGACGAACGGTCCGGCCGGGATCGTGCTGCCGGCGCCGGTGCTCTTCGGCTACAGCCTGGAGAGCGACACCGCGTTCTACTACCTGATCCTCGCCCTCTGCCTTGCGGCGGTCGTTTTCGCGCTCAATCTTTTCCGCACGCGGCCCGGCCGGGCCCTTATGGCCGTACGCGACCGCGACCTGGCGGCCGCGGTCGCCGGCATCAACCTTTTCCGCTATAAGCTGACGGCCTTTGCCCTTGCCTCTTTCTACGCGGGTATCTCGGGGGCCCTTTGGGGCGCATACATGCGGGTCATCAGTCCGGAACACTTTACGATTGCGGTTTCCATTCTCTACCTGGCGATGATCATCATCGGCGGCCTGGGCAGCGTAATGGGATCCATCTACGGGGCCTGCTTTATGACCCTGCTGCCGATCATCCTGCGCGAGGCGGCGGATGGCATCAGTCCTTTCTTCCCGCAAATCGGGAACACGATCCTGGCGCTGCAGGAGGCCGTCTTTGGCCTTATCATCATCATCTTCCTGATCTTTGAACCCGAGGGCCTGGCCAAGCTCTGGAAGAACGTTAAGGATTACTTTAAGCTCTGGCCTTTCTCTTACTAA